A DNA window from Megalobrama amblycephala isolate DHTTF-2021 linkage group LG11, ASM1881202v1, whole genome shotgun sequence contains the following coding sequences:
- the LOC125277704 gene encoding myristoylated alanine-rich C-kinase substrate-like translates to MGAQFSKTAGKEETAAEKPGDAAASPSKANGQENGHVKVNGDASPAAAEEKEEVQANGSTAAEEGEKAEAAPAEKEAAEGEEANTEVSAPTEEEAAKAEDSATPSTSNETPKKKKKRFSFKKSFKLSGFSFKKTKKETGDGGEEAVAAGSEEAKTEGAAAVEGGVLEENAKPAEEAVPAVETKPEEKQVEEPKAASPATEEPKEEEKPAESAAVAEPAASQSEAPVAEESAPTVQEAESSPEAHAESATE, encoded by the exons ATGGGAGCGCAATTCTCTAAGACTGCTGGAAAAGAAGAAACGGCTGCAGAAAAACCCGGAGATGCTGCAGCTTCACCCTCTAAAGCCAACGGGCAG GAAAATGGACACGTAAAGGTGAATGGAGATGCCTCTCCAGCGGCTGCTGAGGAGAAAGAAGAGGTTCAGGCTAATGGCAGCACGGCGGCTGAGGAGGGAGAGAAGGCTGAGGCAGCTCCTGCTGAAAAGGAGGCTGCGGAGGGAGAAGAGGCAAACACAGAAGTGAGTGCACCCACTGAAGAGGAGGCTGCAAAAGCTGAGGATAGTGCAACTCCCTCCACAAGCAACGAGACgcccaagaagaagaagaagcgctTCTCTTTCAAGAAATCCTTCAAGTTAAGTGGCTTCTCTTTTAAGAAAACCAAGAAGGAGACAGGAGATGGCGGTGAGGAGGCAGTGGCGGCAGGTAGTGAGGAAGCCAAAACTGAGGGAGCTGCAGCTGTTGAAGGAGGTGTGTTAGAAGAGAACGCCAAACCAGCAGAGGAGGCAGTGCCAGCTGTAGAAACCAAACCAGAGGAGAAACAGGTAGAGGAGCCCAAGGCTGCCAGTCCTGCCACTGAAGAGCCCAAAGAGGAGGAGAAACCAGCGGAGTCAGCAGCAGTGGCAGAGCCCGCGGCCTCTCAGAGTGAAGCACCTGTGGCAGAAGAATCTGCTCCCACTGTACAAGAAGCAGAATCCAGTCCAGAGGCCCATGCAGAATCTGCCACAGAGTAA